The sequence below is a genomic window from bacterium.
CTCGAAGTCGTCGTAGGTCTGCGCCAGGACGCTGCCGATGGCGCGCCCGATGAGCTCGCCCCGCTGGTAGGTGGGCAGCACGATGCCGACGGTGGGCATGGCGTCGATCAGTCCTCGCCGCCGCGATCGCCGCGCGGCGCCGGCGGTCGATAGCCGCGCGCCAACGCCTCGTAGAGGCAGCCGAGCCACAGGTTCAGCTCCCAGCGGGCGTCGAAGGCGCGGCGCGCGTCGGCGGCGCGGCGCGCGGCGGCCAGTCCGACGACGCTGCGCGCCAGGCCGCGGCCGATCGCCGCCGCGCCGCGCGGCACGTGCGGGCGGCCGGCGCGCGCCTGTTGCCGGGATTCGCGCCGCACGCAGCGCCCGAGGTGGAAGGCGCGGCGCAGGATCCAGGCGCGGGTGAGCTGCCGCGGGCGGACGATGTGGTGGACCAGCGCGTCCGGGCAGTGCCAGCAGCGGACCCGCTCGGCGATCGCCAGGCGCAGGGTGAGCTCGGTCTCGCCCCCCATCGCGTAGGTCGCGGTGCGGTCGGGCCCGATGCGCTCGTCGAAACGGTGGCCGCGATGGAACCACTCGGCGCGCACGGCCATGTTGGGGCCCCAGATCTTGTTCGCCTCGCACGGGCCCTCGATCGCCGCCGGGTCGGATTCGCTGAACAGCGGCGCGGCGCGGCCGGCGTCGCGGATCCACTGCGCCGGCGGCGCGTCCCACTGCGCCACGATGCGGC
It includes:
- a CDS encoding glycosyltransferase family 2 protein, which translates into the protein MLTVLIATHNGAETLPRVLDAHARLRPPPGGWKLVVVDNGSDDGSAAVAAGFADRLPLQLLSEPRRGKNRALNRGLRELAGDLAVFTDDDSLPAPDWLIRLRAAADTHPDFGIFGGRIVAQWDAPPAQWIRDAGRAAPLFSESDPAAIEGPCEANKIWGPNMAVRAEWFHRGHRFDERIGPDRTATYAMGGETELTLRLAIAERVRCWHCPDALVHHIVRPRQLTRAWILRRAFHLGRCVRRESRQQARAGRPHVPRGAAAIGRGLARSVVGLAAARRAADARRAFDARWELNLWLGCLYEALARGYRPPAPRGDRGGED